The Acidicapsa acidisoli genome contains a region encoding:
- a CDS encoding protein phosphatase 2C domain-containing protein has product MNRSTTNLVERRSSYGRFQIGPPQDREGVVQLFSLLLERADEQSALGKQFELPFAALLKLANCNRPSLHQLEQFCESHQPCDGWPYSVCAAAARSTDGVAPGMFFKLLRSALDTAKHFDVDGAHLCRALAAVGQTLLARNRRFRRMNRIVARKYRESALQRITPGATALEPAQAQRQVNLDLPCEVEFRRQNEQGGSLRQEGLTLWHASYIGPKIADKSENQDATFAAVAAVQASKPSVIFALADGVSTSMGSRVAANSIVRRFCEFVIQQMKSNEAVTVSDLIEAARRTQDSLDELATALLERTDGYIFDAVRGDSLHSKTAVRILEATQRAKASPIPAALSATLIAGIAQPIANGGSYAIELLRVGDGSVEHIRRDGEVCPVFETNPEVVAIAQALGPGPRSRAHFDGSGEMIETKSVTLQAGESLIVSSDGLVRGHQQSVSAKVSELMGQEFLNTAEPTQADAALQILHKACSFADELFKKDSQQLLFADNVSLILIRCGQS; this is encoded by the coding sequence ATGAATCGGAGTACGACAAACCTTGTCGAGAGGCGCTCATCATACGGGCGCTTCCAGATTGGTCCGCCCCAGGACCGGGAAGGAGTGGTACAGCTCTTTTCGCTTCTTTTGGAACGCGCGGATGAGCAGTCGGCACTCGGCAAGCAGTTTGAGTTGCCATTTGCTGCCCTGCTCAAGCTGGCTAACTGCAACCGGCCGTCACTGCACCAGTTGGAGCAGTTCTGCGAGTCGCACCAGCCTTGCGACGGCTGGCCTTATTCTGTCTGCGCAGCTGCCGCGCGCTCCACGGATGGTGTTGCCCCGGGGATGTTTTTCAAGCTTCTACGTTCCGCTCTCGATACCGCAAAGCATTTCGATGTCGATGGAGCCCATCTATGCCGTGCACTGGCTGCAGTGGGCCAAACGCTACTGGCCAGAAACCGGCGGTTCAGGCGCATGAATAGGATTGTTGCGCGAAAATACCGAGAGTCGGCACTGCAAAGAATCACCCCGGGCGCAACGGCGCTTGAGCCGGCGCAAGCGCAGCGTCAGGTGAATCTCGACCTGCCCTGCGAAGTGGAATTCCGCCGCCAAAACGAGCAGGGCGGCAGCCTTAGGCAAGAGGGCTTGACGCTCTGGCATGCGAGTTACATCGGCCCTAAGATCGCGGATAAGTCGGAAAACCAGGATGCCACTTTTGCTGCTGTTGCGGCTGTCCAAGCCTCAAAACCCTCTGTCATTTTCGCATTGGCGGATGGAGTGAGTACCTCCATGGGCTCGCGCGTGGCGGCGAACTCTATCGTCAGGCGATTCTGCGAGTTCGTCATTCAGCAAATGAAGTCGAATGAGGCAGTCACTGTGAGCGATCTGATTGAAGCCGCGCGAAGAACGCAGGACTCACTTGATGAGCTGGCGACGGCTCTTTTGGAGCGAACCGATGGATATATCTTTGACGCGGTCCGCGGCGACTCATTGCATAGCAAGACAGCAGTTAGAATTCTGGAGGCGACTCAGCGCGCCAAAGCATCCCCAATCCCTGCTGCGTTGTCTGCGACATTGATCGCAGGAATCGCTCAGCCCATTGCAAACGGAGGCAGTTATGCAATCGAGTTGTTGCGGGTCGGCGATGGCTCGGTCGAACATATTCGTCGCGACGGCGAAGTGTGCCCGGTTTTTGAAACCAATCCGGAGGTCGTTGCAATAGCCCAGGCGCTTGGGCCAGGTCCACGTTCGCGCGCGCATTTCGACGGTTCGGGAGAAATGATCGAAACAAAATCTGTTACGTTGCAAGCCGGGGAATCACTTATTGTTTCGAGCGATGGCCTTGTGCGTGGTCACCAGCAGTCTGTCTCAGCCAAAGTGTCTGAGCTTATGGGGCAGGAATTCTTGAATACCGCGGAGCCGACACAGGCTGATGCAGCATTGCAGATACTTCACAAGGCATGCAGTTTTGCGGACGAACTCTTCAAGAAAGACTCACAGCAATTGCTTTTTGCAGACAACGTTTCGCTGATCCTGATTCGTTGCGGGCAGTCGTGA
- a CDS encoding vWA domain-containing protein, translated as MAFAKGSKIASSMHPQIVVMLIDNSGSMAEEGKCEQVTEAVQDMVTSMQSMNLGGSGYRFLMNICAFGDSVRQMAIAASPREIDIDSLVFLGDDGATNMHFALEWAKDALQQSLERCRKEIRAFQEEKAPNPLCVLLSDGEFTGGDVMEPAKALQSISVKNGNVDVVSVGVGMEEQHFEVMRSIASRPEHAIQIDPGGIADFLSDVGSTIVDSTSVAQLVAKPR; from the coding sequence ATGGCATTTGCGAAGGGCAGCAAGATAGCAAGCTCCATGCATCCGCAAATTGTCGTCATGCTGATCGACAACAGCGGAAGCATGGCGGAAGAGGGGAAGTGCGAGCAGGTGACCGAGGCGGTCCAGGACATGGTGACCAGTATGCAGTCGATGAACCTGGGCGGCAGCGGATACCGCTTTCTGATGAATATCTGCGCGTTCGGAGATTCGGTCAGGCAAATGGCCATAGCCGCAAGTCCTAGGGAAATCGACATAGACAGTCTCGTGTTTCTTGGCGACGACGGCGCAACCAATATGCATTTCGCATTGGAATGGGCGAAAGACGCGCTGCAGCAGTCACTCGAGCGGTGCCGGAAAGAGATCCGCGCTTTTCAAGAGGAGAAAGCTCCAAACCCTCTCTGCGTTTTGCTCAGTGACGGCGAATTCACGGGAGGGGATGTGATGGAACCGGCTAAAGCGCTCCAATCAATTTCCGTGAAAAACGGTAATGTCGACGTCGTTTCGGTGGGTGTGGGAATGGAGGAGCAGCACTTCGAAGTTATGAGGTCCATTGCCTCCCGGCCGGAGCACGCCATCCAGATTGATCCTGGAGGAATCGCTGATTTTCTCAGCGATGTAGGCAGCACAATCGTCGATTCAACATCGGTTGCTCAATTGGTGGCTAAGCCACGGTGA
- a CDS encoding DUF6519 domain-containing protein, whose product MRGDFTRYKHDPRKQFTRVMMQQGRPQLDADWNEQVDIFWGFLRGLASDLIGPHGGPEDNCGFKILAEGDFPLSENGAPSREDQEVLKGMLTGEGDFLIGPGRYYVGGMPCENTGYVCYAAKAGPGEFVMQKKNKVPCLIYLDAWEVHRTDIEEESIREVALLGTDTTTRAKLVWKVAVQELAEYGKNPSCGLVKEHWEAILENWQPKHRGRLRARAIEPQEGVGTEPGTLSPESRYRGSTNQLYRIEIHQGGSCNANGGPTFKFSRENGSVIFPVRQVNGKVVTLGRFGRDARSGLQVGDWVEIVDDDYELQRRAEPLLRIEKVIPGKLQATLSDLPKSTVGQDQSKHPLLRRWDHKEGDARRGGLELQQGAAMIREGEHGSFWLNLENGIQIQFKKTETASSYRTGDFWTIPARVASGNVEWPFHEGEPEARGPQGVQHFYAPLAIVSFNAKGVLATESDCRLRFKLPTHYGESIEP is encoded by the coding sequence ATGAGAGGTGATTTCACTCGCTACAAACATGATCCTCGCAAGCAATTCACGCGCGTGATGATGCAACAGGGGCGTCCGCAGTTGGATGCGGATTGGAACGAGCAGGTCGATATATTTTGGGGATTCCTGCGAGGCCTGGCGTCCGACCTTATTGGGCCCCATGGCGGCCCCGAGGATAATTGCGGTTTCAAAATCCTTGCCGAGGGAGATTTTCCTCTTTCTGAAAATGGTGCTCCATCTAGAGAGGACCAGGAAGTGCTGAAAGGGATGCTTACTGGCGAGGGAGATTTTCTCATTGGGCCGGGCCGCTATTACGTCGGCGGAATGCCCTGCGAGAACACCGGCTACGTCTGCTATGCAGCAAAGGCAGGTCCAGGCGAATTCGTAATGCAGAAGAAGAACAAAGTACCATGTCTCATTTATCTGGACGCATGGGAAGTACACAGGACGGACATAGAAGAGGAATCCATTCGCGAGGTAGCTTTGCTGGGCACCGATACGACGACTCGCGCAAAGCTGGTGTGGAAAGTGGCGGTTCAGGAGTTGGCGGAGTATGGCAAGAATCCCTCATGTGGGCTTGTAAAGGAGCACTGGGAGGCGATCCTTGAAAACTGGCAGCCTAAGCACCGCGGGCGCCTCCGGGCGCGTGCCATAGAACCCCAAGAAGGGGTTGGCACCGAGCCGGGAACGCTTTCGCCAGAATCTCGGTATCGTGGTTCAACGAATCAGCTATACCGAATCGAGATTCACCAGGGCGGCAGTTGCAATGCGAATGGCGGTCCTACATTCAAGTTTTCGCGCGAAAACGGCTCTGTCATTTTTCCCGTCCGCCAGGTGAATGGGAAGGTGGTAACACTGGGACGGTTTGGGCGCGATGCCCGGTCTGGCCTGCAAGTGGGTGACTGGGTGGAAATTGTCGATGATGACTACGAGTTACAGAGGCGTGCGGAGCCGCTGCTGCGCATCGAAAAGGTGATTCCTGGCAAGCTGCAAGCCACGCTCAGTGATCTGCCGAAGTCGACAGTCGGCCAGGATCAGAGTAAGCATCCGTTGCTCAGGCGATGGGACCACAAAGAGGGCGATGCCAGGAGGGGTGGTCTCGAGCTGCAGCAGGGCGCCGCCATGATCAGGGAAGGTGAGCACGGAAGTTTCTGGTTGAATCTGGAGAACGGCATTCAGATTCAATTCAAAAAAACAGAAACGGCAAGCTCATATCGCACTGGCGATTTCTGGACGATTCCCGCGCGCGTGGCTTCAGGTAACGTGGAATGGCCTTTCCACGAGGGCGAACCGGAAGCGCGTGGGCCGCAAGGCGTGCAACACTTCTATGCGCCTCTGGCTATCGTCTCGTTTAATGCCAAAGGTGTGTTGGCGACTGAGAGCGATTGCCGTCTGCGATTCAAGCTACCAACGCATTATGGAGAAAGCATCGAACCGTAG
- a CDS encoding putative baseplate assembly protein: MKQLPCGCCTGVEAITPVAITNRPGLSAITYRIRTYATFFETMKAGLSSPNFPALAALRTREADDPALALLDAWAVIADVLTFYQERIANEGYLRTATERQSVINLAQLVGYALRPGVSASVYLAYTVDPNSATAATIPAGSRVQSQPAAQGALPQSFEIEGDLSAQGAWNNLTPRLTQPQVITASTTQFYASGVNTNLKLNDPVAIVASDPVLSRVATVEQQFDQKRTLVVLQTATPSASTSFPVSTSLTETSVALLKPLMIPPAGHPANSLELDRSVSQVFAPSADTTPALLSALHPPLQTQIYASLANTTIPPAPGQVFALRVQASPFGSTAPLKPIVDSTGVVTGAEEWPLAGSLVILMVISSAAQVEKEQQDSRAFEAMKTRGQATIFIKITDPTTSASRTFSLPQKVGDNKIGSWGVELKLEQNTELVVVFSPSLPTFKLAYAKDTEALSLTVDGGEPILVPAGQTASTATSGQRTSISAVKDIVIRYESATAPDGTVLALDSIYDQILPGSMVVIERPDWKAPRFTTVTSTQRVAITRYNLSSKVTQLKLADEWLDPATDRMLSAVRPATISTQSEQLSLAPEPVTEDVSGGTIELGDLYSDLDSGRWMIVQGERTDTPTAGVTATELVMLAGVDQGVKEVPVPPAPASSSETTAEGSATTPPPTTQPLPGDTTHSFLNLAQPLSYTYKRNSVTVSGNVVRATHGESRSEVLGSGNGSQSMQQFALHYPQVTYVPASTPGGAQSTLQVKVNDIPWQEVDTLANAGPSDRSYITKTDASGNTTIQFGDGVHGMRLPTGVANVRATYRSGIGTPGNVDSGRITMLATRPLGVKSVNNPLPSTAGADSETTDQGRGNAPLAVTSLDRLVSIQDYADYARTFAAIGKAAASQLSDGHSQIVYLTVAGSEGTLLDETSEPFLNLSESFKELGDPHLPIEIGVAEFMLLVMSAQVQLQDGYQWEDVAPQIRTALLTAFAFDQRKLGQSVFLSEVIAAIQQIDGVAYVKVTTLDSISESDTEDASKLSTKLVQLATRPPMEQITVRGARADERGVLQPAQVAYLSPDLPDTLILTEVSS; the protein is encoded by the coding sequence ATGAAACAACTGCCATGCGGGTGCTGCACGGGTGTTGAGGCGATCACACCGGTTGCCATTACGAATCGACCCGGCTTGAGTGCGATTACGTATCGAATCAGGACTTATGCGACCTTCTTCGAAACGATGAAGGCCGGTCTTTCGAGCCCCAATTTTCCCGCATTGGCAGCTTTACGGACGCGAGAGGCGGATGATCCGGCCCTGGCATTGCTCGATGCCTGGGCAGTAATAGCGGACGTTCTCACTTTCTACCAGGAGCGCATTGCCAATGAAGGCTACCTGCGCACAGCCACGGAACGGCAGTCAGTCATTAATCTCGCGCAACTGGTCGGATATGCACTTCGCCCCGGAGTATCGGCAAGCGTGTACCTCGCGTACACTGTCGATCCAAACAGCGCGACGGCCGCAACGATTCCGGCTGGAAGCCGTGTGCAGAGCCAGCCCGCGGCACAGGGTGCGCTGCCGCAGTCTTTTGAAATAGAGGGGGACCTCTCGGCGCAGGGCGCCTGGAATAATCTAACGCCGCGACTGACGCAGCCGCAGGTGATCACCGCGAGCACTACGCAATTTTATGCAAGCGGCGTGAATACGAACCTGAAGCTGAATGATCCTGTGGCGATCGTAGCTAGTGATCCAGTGTTATCGCGCGTCGCAACGGTGGAACAGCAGTTTGATCAGAAGCGTACCTTGGTCGTCCTGCAGACGGCGACACCATCGGCCTCAACGTCTTTTCCCGTCTCAACCTCGTTGACGGAGACGTCAGTCGCATTGTTGAAGCCCCTTATGATTCCTCCTGCGGGACATCCGGCCAACTCGCTCGAACTTGACAGAAGCGTGTCACAGGTCTTTGCACCGAGTGCGGATACGACTCCAGCGTTGCTGAGCGCGCTGCATCCGCCGCTGCAAACGCAGATTTATGCCAGCCTGGCGAATACCACCATTCCGCCGGCGCCAGGGCAAGTGTTTGCGCTCAGGGTGCAAGCGTCTCCGTTTGGCAGTACTGCGCCACTCAAACCGATTGTCGACAGCACCGGAGTGGTAACCGGGGCCGAAGAATGGCCACTCGCTGGAAGCCTCGTCATCTTGATGGTGATCAGCTCAGCGGCTCAGGTGGAAAAGGAACAGCAAGACAGCCGCGCCTTTGAAGCAATGAAAACGCGTGGGCAGGCGACGATCTTCATCAAGATAACCGATCCCACGACGAGCGCGAGCCGGACGTTTTCTCTTCCTCAGAAGGTGGGTGACAATAAGATCGGTTCATGGGGCGTCGAACTGAAGCTCGAGCAGAATACCGAGCTAGTGGTAGTATTCTCGCCGTCGCTTCCAACATTCAAGCTCGCATATGCGAAAGACACTGAGGCACTCAGTCTCACTGTCGACGGCGGTGAGCCTATCCTGGTGCCTGCCGGCCAGACGGCTTCAACAGCGACGAGCGGGCAGCGAACCTCTATCTCTGCGGTGAAGGACATTGTGATCCGATATGAATCGGCGACTGCGCCGGATGGTACAGTGTTGGCCCTTGATTCCATCTACGACCAGATTCTTCCAGGAAGCATGGTGGTGATCGAGCGCCCGGATTGGAAAGCACCGCGCTTCACCACTGTGACCTCAACCCAGAGAGTCGCGATTACCAGATATAACCTGTCGTCCAAGGTTACGCAGTTGAAGTTGGCCGACGAGTGGCTGGATCCGGCAACTGACCGAATGCTATCCGCCGTGCGTCCGGCGACAATCTCGACCCAGAGTGAACAGCTTAGTCTTGCGCCGGAGCCGGTTACCGAGGATGTCTCAGGTGGAACAATCGAATTAGGTGATCTCTACAGTGATCTTGACTCCGGACGATGGATGATCGTACAGGGCGAGCGGACCGATACGCCGACGGCCGGAGTTACAGCCACTGAGCTGGTGATGCTCGCAGGCGTTGATCAAGGGGTTAAAGAGGTTCCCGTCCCTCCGGCGCCTGCGTCCAGTTCTGAAACCACTGCGGAAGGAAGTGCAACCACGCCGCCGCCGACAACTCAACCTTTGCCAGGCGATACAACACACTCCTTCCTCAACCTCGCGCAGCCGCTCTCTTACACATACAAGCGCAACAGCGTAACCGTCTCCGGTAACGTAGTCCGCGCTACCCATGGTGAATCGCGAAGCGAGGTTCTAGGCAGCGGAAATGGCTCCCAGTCCATGCAGCAGTTCGCGCTTCATTATCCGCAGGTCACCTATGTTCCCGCCAGTACGCCGGGAGGGGCGCAGAGTACGCTGCAGGTGAAGGTCAATGATATCCCGTGGCAGGAGGTTGACACGCTTGCGAATGCCGGTCCATCGGATCGCAGTTACATAACAAAGACCGACGCCTCCGGGAACACGACGATTCAGTTCGGAGATGGCGTTCACGGGATGCGTCTCCCCACAGGAGTAGCGAATGTCAGGGCAACCTATCGCTCGGGCATCGGCACACCGGGCAACGTGGATAGCGGGCGGATCACAATGCTGGCAACGCGTCCTCTCGGCGTGAAGAGTGTGAATAATCCGTTGCCGTCGACGGCAGGAGCCGATAGCGAAACGACCGATCAGGGGCGAGGCAATGCTCCATTGGCTGTGACCAGCTTGGACCGCTTGGTTTCAATACAGGACTACGCCGACTACGCGCGTACATTCGCTGCCATCGGTAAAGCAGCGGCTTCGCAACTCTCTGACGGCCACAGCCAGATCGTCTATCTGACAGTGGCGGGAAGTGAAGGAACTCTGCTGGATGAAACTTCTGAGCCGTTCCTCAACCTGTCCGAATCTTTCAAGGAATTGGGCGATCCGCATCTTCCCATCGAGATCGGAGTGGCCGAGTTCATGTTGCTGGTGATGAGCGCGCAGGTGCAACTGCAGGACGGCTACCAGTGGGAAGACGTAGCGCCACAGATAAGAACCGCACTTCTGACTGCATTTGCCTTTGACCAGCGTAAACTTGGGCAGTCCGTCTTTCTCAGCGAAGTGATCGCAGCCATCCAGCAGATTGATGGCGTGGCATACGTCAAGGTGACAACGCTGGATAGCATCAGCGAGTCGGATACAGAAGATGCCAGCAAGCTTTCGACCAAGTTGGTCCAGCTTGCGACACGGCCGCCCATGGAGCAAATCACGGTCCGTGGCGCCAGAGCCGACGAAAGAGGGGTGCTGCAACCGGCGCAGGTAGCGTACCTCAGCCCGGACCTTCCCGATACCCTCATCCTCACGGAGGTCAGCTCATGA